In one window of Henckelia pumila isolate YLH828 chromosome 1, ASM3356847v2, whole genome shotgun sequence DNA:
- the LOC140863202 gene encoding uncharacterized protein — protein sequence MQTHLSAQDDDMWYIITDGPMKIMKANTAIAITEGAPQMIEKHRSEWTTEDKKKENLDIVARDILYKTLDKNMFSKIKTCTTTKKIWEKLTQLCEGNDQTKENKLMVAIQKFDSIKMKSGETMNEFDERFSSIMIELNSLGKSYGKREVALKVMRALPREWDVKTIAMRESKVLNKIELHDLFADLKVYEFELGLRIE from the coding sequence atgcaGACACATCTATCTGCCCAAGACGATGATATGTGGTATATCATCACAGATGGGCCAATGAAGATTATGAAAGCTAACACTGCCATTGCTATCACTGAGGGTGCACCTCAAATGATTGAAAAGCACAGATCAGAGTGGACAACCGAAGATAAAAAGAAGGAAAACCTGGATATTGTGGCAAGAGATATACTGTACAAAACCTTGGATAAAAACATGTTCAGCAAGATAAAAACTTGCACCACAACAAAGAAAATATGGGAAAAACTCACACAATTGTGTGAAGGCAATGACCAGACGAAAGAAAACAAACTCATGGTGGCTATTCAAAAGTTTGATAGCATCAAAATGAAATCTGGGGAAACAATGAATGAGTTTGATGAAAGGTTCAGCAGTATAATGATTGAGCTAAATTCTCTGGGAAAAAGTTACGGTAAGAGAGAAGTAGCTTTAAAAGTCATGAGAGCATTACCTCGTGAATGGGATGTAAAAACAATTGCTATGAGGGAATCTAAAGTTCTCAATAAGATTGAGTTGCATGATctgtttgcagatctcaaagtcTACGAGTTTGAGCTGGGATTACGGATCGAATAA
- the LOC140888112 gene encoding MACPF domain-containing protein At1g14780-like, giving the protein MDEFGEYADTPIGVRAVQALGLGFDLASDFRLKFVKRSPNGGRLVVLDEKRKRDVVVPGHGGGVKIPDVPECIRVDKGDHIRFKSDVLPFNQMSELLNQKSSLQGKVPSGYLDAIFDLSGAWLNDAADAKNLAFDGYFISLFCLHLTASPLVLHEYVKKSVPSRWDPKSLSRFIQTHGTHIIVGMAVGGQDLVCVKQRASSPIPSAELKGYLDELGDCLFSDANSPILERKAVNKQKKVPEVFNRMLQARTLQFTSITETSSKDGLTLIWSKRGGDLFAQSHSRWLQTMATNPDAVVFKFVPITSLLNGIPGSGYLSHAINLYLRYKPPVEDLQYFLEFQVPRQWVPLFGELPLRHQRSKASYPLLQFSFLGPKVYVNTVQVTSDQKPVLGLRLYLEGSKNNRLAIHVQHLSSLPNIMTFTSSRKPQWRGSDEYESSDQFLEPVRWKKYANICSVPVKHDPNWVQGESDSVFIVTGAQLVIKGKWPRKVLHLRLLYAHIGNCTIRKTEWASAPEASQKSNFLTNLSTTLTFTQKAVADNPKQQPGALNSGVFPDGPPVPASSKKLLEYVDTKEVARHPYDVPGHWLVTAAKLVKDGGKIGLQVKFALLDYPQE; this is encoded by the exons ATGGACGAATTCGGAGAATACGCTGACACGCCTATTGGGGTGCGCGCGGTGCAGGCTTTGGGGCTCGGCTTCGATCTGGCTAGTGATTTTAGGCTCAAGTTCGTAAAAAGGAGCCCAAACGGGGGCAGACTGGTCGTTCTAGATGAGAAGCGGAAGCGCGACGTTGTTGTCCCCGGGCACGGCGGCGGAGTCAAGATTCCCGACGTGCCGGAATGCATTCGCGTCGATAAAGGAGATCACATTCGGTTTAAGTCCGACGTGCTGCCGTTTAACCAG ATGTCAGAGCTACTCAATCAGAAGTCATCACTACAGGGCAAAGTTCCTTCGGGTTATCTTGACGCGATTTTTGATTTAAGTGGTGCCTGGTTGAATGATGCAGCAGATGCTAAAAATCTTGCTTTTGATGGTTATTTCATCTCACTTTTCTGTTTGCACCTCACTGCATCACCATTAGTACTTCATGAGTATGTGAAGAAGTCTGTTCCATCACGCTGGGACCCAAAATCATTGTCAAG ATTTATTCAGACTCATGGAACACATATAATTGTGGGAATGGCAGTTGGAGGCCAGGATTTAGTTTGTGTTAAACAGAGGGCATCTTCTCCGATTCCTTCTGCTGAACTCAAGGGATACTTGGATGAACTTGGAGACTGCCTTTTCTCTGATGCTAATAGTCCTATTCTAGAGAGGAAGGCTGTGAATAAGCAAAAGAAG GTTCCAGAGGTGTTTAATCGTATGCTACAGGCACGAACCCTGCAGTTCACAAGCATCACAGAAACATCAAGCAAGGAT GGACTCACACTTATTTGGTCAAAAAGGGGAGGTGATTTGTTTGCACAAAGTCACTCCAGGTGGCTCCAGACAATGGCTACTAACCCAGATGCAGTAGTTTTCAAATTTGTTCCCATTACCTCTTTACTAAATGGGATTCCAGGGAGTGGCTACCTCAGTCATGCCATTAACTTATACCTACGAT ACAAACCTCCAGTAGAGGATTTACAATACTTTTTGGAGTTCCAAGTTCCGAGACAGTGGGTACCTTTGTTCGGTGAACTGCCGTTACGACATCAAAGAAGTAAAGCATCGTACCCTTTGCTGCAGTTCAGTTTCTTGGGTCCAAAAGTTTATGTCAACACCGTCCAG GTTACTAGTGATCAAAAACCAGTTCTTGGCCTTCGCCTATATTTGGAAGGATCGAAAAACAACCGATTAGCCATTCATGTGCAACATCTTTCAAGTCTTCCAAATATTATGACATTTACCTCATCTCGCAAGCCACAATGGCGAGGTTCTGACGAATATGAATCCTCTGATCAATTCTTAGAACCAGTTCGGTGGAAGAAAtatgcaaatatatgttcaGTGCCTGTAAAACACGATCCTAATTGGGTGCAGGGAGAATCTGATAGTGTATTCATTGTGACCGGAGCACAGCTCGTTATAAAAGGGAAATGGCCAAGAAAGGTTCTTCACCTACGGCTTCTTTATGCCCACATTGGTAACTGCACCATCCGGAAAACGGAGTGGGCATCTGCACCAGAAGCCTCACAAAAGTCAAATTTCCTCACGAACTTAAGCACAACTCTCACTTTCACACAAAAAGCTGTGGCCGATAATCCGAAGCAGCAACCGGGGGCTCTGAACTCTGGTGTATTTCCTGATGGCCCTCCTGTGCCTGCTAGCTCAAAGAAGCTGCTTGAATATGTCGACACAAAGGAGGTAGCTCGTCACCCATACGATGTTCCAGGACATTGGTTAGTAACAGCTGCAAAGTTGGTGAAAGATGGCGGCAAAATCGGTTTGCAAGTGAAATTCGCTTTGTTGGATTATCCCCAGGAGTAG